The following DNA comes from Osmerus eperlanus chromosome 5, fOsmEpe2.1, whole genome shotgun sequence.
CAGACTGAGTTACAGACTCACATCCACACTGGAAACACACCTGCTAGCACCATGCCCCCGCTTGGCTGAATAATTCAAAAATGCTGATGGGTTTTCTATTAATATCCTGCATGGAGGAATGAGAAGAGGATTAGACTCTTCTCTGTCGGAGGGAGGTCTCAACTCCCACTGGACATTCAGAGATCTTTCTGTTTCCTGGGATGTTCTTGGGAGTCCCGAAGACAAATCTTAGGCAGGAGTCATCAATTCAACAAATCTCAAATCACATGCTCTAAATGGAATACTGAGACCATGTGTCCCTTCCCAGCTTAGCAGATCGGTTTGAATACCAGAGAGGTGCTTCATCATTCTGACTGTCTGCAGTTGGTTAAGATCCATCAGTCTTCAGATCTAATAGcatgggtgaggggaggaggtgaaataATGTGCTGGCCCTTTTGATGCAAACAGCCTTCACCCTCATAATTCTGCAGGTTTCTATAGGGCACCATACAGCACCACCAGTAGCAGCATCGCATAATAACTCATAGAACAGGAGAGGACGTCCTCTGAAAGACGACCCTGGAGCTACTGTGAAGACCCCCTTTTCAAAGCCCTTCAATCGCATCGACCGATTTACTTTTACCACCCAAGATTTTTTAAATTAGATGTTTAAAACGATTTAATTTAGTCCGTGTAAGGATGCGAGCAAATATGAAGACATACCGTATATAAATGGTTGAATTGATCTGTATCTAAAAGCCATATCCGCAGTCTGTTTATGGGACATAGATCGATGGGAAAAAGTGTTGAAGCTATCTTGTGGTTGAGTTGGCTGAACCAGCAGAGCTGAGTATGCTGTCTTCATCCATAAGAAGAGATAGGCTGCTTATCTTCCAGACAATCTTTTATCAGACAGCCTGTGGCTCGGCTTGTGAGGCACATCACACATGCATGCCATGACGGACAgaaatcgtttttttttcccccGTTTGTTTTTGCTTTCAAGCAACCTTTATATTAACTATGACCTACTACTAATCTGCTGACTGATTCAGAACTGGTTGTTGTTTACACTTGTAATATCTTCTAAAAATAGGTTGTGGTTCAAAACAAATGGACACGTACATATAGATCCTGTCAAATGAGTATATTGAATTCAGTTCTATGTCAAAGCTTTTTAAGTGAATTTGACCTTTGAAGCAGTGGTAATGAATGCCTGTCTTATGTTCAGTAGCCCTGGCCAGCTGCAGTGACCAAGTACTGCCGGACTAATCCTGGTTTACCGCCTGGATCAGTCAGGCAAAAGGTTTGCAGGACCTGACTGGTTCAGAGAACTCTTTCAGTATTGACCTGTCTCTCCAGACCTGTGGGATGGTGGACAGAAATCTCATGAAAGATGACAGTTTATTTTCCCTCACcctgtttcttctcctcccatccccctctctttatctctcttgttTGCCCTCTCAATctcagctgtgtttgtgtgtgagtgtgtgagtgagtgtgagtgtgtgtgtgtgtgagtgtgtgtgtgtattgtactgTGAAAATGATTGAGGCCTGGGGCTTCCAGGGATCCGCTAGCACAGAGTCCTTCCACGCCCCCTTGTGCCCTTGTCTCTGACATCcagacaaggtgtgtgtgtgactgtcaggaggtgtgtgtgactgtcaggaggtgtgtgtgactgtcaggaggtgtgtgtgactgtcaggaggtgtgtgtgactgtcaggaggtgtgtgtgtgactgtcaggaggtgtgtgtgactgtcaggaggtgtgtgtgtttgactgtcaggaggtgtgtgtgtttgactgtcaggaggtgtgtgtgtgtgtgtgtgtgactgtaggcCTCCTGGGACAGACAGTAGGGCAGTCTCTCTTTCTAAAGACAGTTGGTTCAGTTTTATGGACATCAACAAATAATAGACTTTTCCCATTGTGCAAGAATGAAACTCCCATTTCAGTTCTAAAACGTGACAGGGTTAGATGCCTGTCTCCCCAATATATACATCAGCATGCAAAACTGACATAGCCATAGCTAGTGTTGTTTCCACATAGCTTACTACCTGTCAGCCCTGCCATTATCAACTCTTTCAATGTGATTTTAAACGGTTAATTCCTCAACATTTTAACATTGAACATAAATGATTTAAGTGAGTTTGGTCAATCCTGAAGACCATGCACCCAAACAGGGCAGAACTCCTCCCAGCATGCAGCTAGTCACTCTCCTGTTACTGACGAGCGCCAGGCCAAGGCTTTACAGCCAGTCAGGCAAACCCTTACATAATAATTGGATGTAGGATTATGGGCTGAATGATTAGCTGGCTGTATCATGTCTACCTATTAAAGCTTTCCCTTTTCAGGCCTGGCTGTGTGGATTAAACAGTGTGGATGATGTTGATGGGACAGCTAGTATGAGAAGATGTGTCTGTTACTGAGTTATGAGCAGGAATGTTCAAGGCCCTTGACGTGTGCTATTAACTGGGGGTCGCATACCAATTTACAGTATACACAAACTTATACTCCAAACACGGATTGAATGCGTCTGTGCAAATACATTCTTTGTTGATTCATTGTTATTATAAGGCTTGTTTTCCACAGTTTCCACTGAAGAACCTCTGAAGAAACTGATTGAGGTCAGAGCAATGCTGGGTAGTTTGTTTGACCCTAAAGAAGATTACATTTTACACTTAAATCAAATTTTCCTGTCAGCATGATTATGATGATTATGCTAGTCTGACAGTGATCCTGGTTTAGGGACTAGTATATTCACGTTTGTCAGCTTGTGAGAGTGCGTCTTGCAAACTGGCATGCATATCAAACGTGAATTTGTATTCAGTCAGAGTGGATTATCTGATTCAATCTGTACCAAAGCCAAATCCTTGCTGTGGGGCTGATACTGAAGAGTTCTGATACTGAAGAGTTCTGTCTTTAACCACTGATCAATTAACAGTAACTAATGATTAcgttattacttttatactgtttggaatgctctgaatataataaacaatgtttgatctacaCCCTGCTATATTAGCTCATGAGAACATGGAACGTcagggccatttctaggagccctatctaaagcctaaacaaaagctatccagCTCCATGAATGCAGCGTCTTCTTTCTGTGCTTGCggaggctgtgttgatgtcACCCCCTGACATTACTTAAGGGAGTAAaacctcccatattgtgatactatttaactgcccTTCATTTCTGTATTCTTTGTTCAGCCTTCTGAGATACTCAACTTGATTTTGTCTCTACTTAGCAATTaacttcattgacttggtactttcacagtAATTGGGAACAAACAAATACATCTTCAACCAACCAAGATCCTGTAGCTTCTCATCTGCCCCCCATCGACTGAGAGGCAACGTCAGGAGAGTGACTCACCCACGACGACAGGAAGCACCTTCATGGCCTTCCTCTCCCGGCCGTTGATCTTGGCTCTCTTCCTCTTCGGGGGTTCAGGGATGAACCTGTAGGAGGAGAAGGCCACCGTGGGCACGGGCCCGTCCTTGGGCCCCAGGGGGCTGAAGGAGCAGGGCCGCTCCGTGTCCTGGTCTGTGAGGTCCCGCTCGATGATGGGAggcaggggcgggggcagggaggCCAGCGGGGGCAGGGAGGCCGCGGCCTCCTGAAGCTTCCTACAGGCCTGGAGGCTGCACCTCAGCTTGGCCTTGCGCGCCTCCTCCCAGCGCCGCAGCCCCCGGAACATCCCGCAGTACAGCAGCAGCATGATGGGGCAGGGGATGAAGAAGGAGCACACGGACGAGTACACCACATAGTCGTCGTCCTCCAGCTTGCACTTGCTGGTGTCCCGTCTGGGGACGTCGTTGATGCCGAACATGATGGGGGAGGCCACGGCCAGGGCCAGGATCCAGGTGCCAGACAGCAGGAacatctgtctctggtccacgTGTTTACGGTTGTAGTTCAGTGGGATGACCACCGCGATGAACCTGGCAGAGCAAACAGAGGCTTGGCAAGACTGCACCCCTCACATGCTGTCGTCGTTACTGGAGAAGATGGTAAGCTCTCTACACATGCACCTCTACATGCTGCACGTCACACTACTTTGTGACGTTGAACAATGAGGCCAGGAATGATTGGTATCATAAGCAGTTTTCTGTAATGCTAATTAGGGAATTAGCTCTAGTTGTCCACAACTATAGAGGTTTTCTAAAGACACGATCATAAATCCTGAGACACAACCATGTCACCGTGTCAGCCTGGGCAACACTTTGCAAAGAGAAAGATTAGATAAACCACTAACCGCTTCACAAATACATAATATTTCATTCTTAGAAGCAGACCCTCTTCTGGGATTTGTGTTTGTCTTGCCTCGTTTGTCTTCTCAAAGACATGAGACGTATTTTCAGTATGGGGAAAGGAGATGTGAGGTCGTTCGTGAGAACAAGGACTGTGTTTGTAATCAGGGCCAGCCGCGGAGGCCCCGAGGCCTGCTGGTGAAGCGTCCAGGGTCTGCTCCCTGGGGTCGCTGGTGCACCTCCACAGCACTGACACGCAGCCTGCTAGGAGCTCCTGGGAGCAACACGGCTCGGCCAGACGTCAgtgttggtgcgtgtgtgtgtcagacagtctGGATGGAGAGGTTAATTAGCTTCCACGCATTCTCTACTGTTATCCTGACCtggataacattttatatctaAGCATGACCTTGCCTGGCACCTACAGACTGGGAGAAATGTTAATTGTGTTGTTGTCTAAACCAGGGCTCTCAACACTGGGCATGGAGGGAGTGATTTGGGTTGTTGTGGACCAGGACAGACAGTTGCTCGAAGAGTTAAAACAAGCAATTAAAACTgacattttattttgaaaaaacattgaaaaacaaatattttgagGGAACCTTCCTCATATATTTCCAACTTGTGACACACTGCTGATTCTTTTACAGTTCCACCAAGACTGAACCTTAACCACCTCCTCAGAGcaggacccagaccagaccagacccagacagaACGTACCTATCGATGCTGATAGCACACAGGTTGAAGATGGAGGCTGTACAGAGCATTACATCCATGGTCATCAGGCTGTCGCAGATGGTCATGTTCAGGGACCATACTCCCCCCTGGAACTggagcacaaacacaccacacaccagccGTCAGCAACATGTTTAGGGAGAAAGGCTGGttccttcctgctcctcttccttcctgcccctcttccttcctgctcctcttccttcctgcccctcttccttcctgcccctcttccttcctgcccctcttccttcctgcccctcttccttcctgcccctcttccttcctgcccctcttccttcctgcccctcttccttcctgctcctcttccttcctgcccctcttccttcctgcccctcttccttcctgcccctcttccttcctgcccctcttccttcctgcccctcttccttcctgcccctcttccttcctgcccctcttccttcctgcccctcttccttcctgcccctcttccttcctgcccctcttccttcctgcccctcttccttcctgcccctcttccttcctgcccctcttccttcctgcccctcttccttcctgcccctcttccttcctgcccctcttccttcctgcccctcttccttcctgcccctcttccttcctgcccctcttccttcctgcccctcttccttcctgctcCAAAGCTCTGCATCGCACCGTCTGCGTTTCCATCTGAGCTTCCTCATGAGAGGAGCAGtgccagagagaaggaggctggttcccttcctccctccctctcagccgtACTCCTTAGAGCCTCTGGGTGATTGAGACTGCAGGTCTGATGCACAATGACAcggttgtttttttggggggggggttgcaatgtcacccacacacccctccccaaaaTAGCCATtttaatttgccttctcactGGTCTGCATgacctgtatttgtgtgttgacCGTGTGACGAGTTTGTGAGGTAAAGAAATAGATatcagagggagaaggaactGGTAGGTTCTCTGCCCTCATGGCCTTGGTGTAGCCCATCACAGCCCAGTGAAGAGAACACTGATAGCCCGTCATAGTGTCCAGACAAGGGTCGATGACGGTGACCCAGGCTTGGGAATGGAATGTTTGGTGAGTGGGACTAGCCAACCCTTGTTAGTGTGTCTCTACTAGCAAACGCCAtgtgctgggaggggagggagggggagagggagagggagggagggctcaggGCTCTAGCTGGTGGTGACTGACTATCGGGGacaagtgtgttttgtgtgtgggtgtgtaggggAGCGAGCCACAGGAGCACTGACCCACTCTCCCATCGCAGGGGTTGGACAGAGTTCATGCCACAACAGTAAATTTGATTGAATTTTGGACACAATTGTGAGAGGATCCCAAGGCCCAGTACATTTGACTATGCATCACAGGTTCAGAGAGGCAGATATCATCAATCCCAGAGGATTTTATTTTGTCATATGGGAAGCAAGAATGGTTGCAGATTGACAGAGGCAATGAAGCACTAATGAATATGGGCCAGTTCTTATACAATCAAACTGCTGTCCGGAGAGATTAGTTCTTGCTTATGTAGTTGCTCACCTCGGGATTAATTAAGGCAACAAAGGCACGTTGTGAAGTAGAATATATACCAGGTCTCACTTGTAAATAACTTGAACGTAGACTGTATGTAGTTTATAATGAATTCAAAAATATATGATTACATTATCCAATAGGATATTGCCTATAGcctcatgaatattcatgacTCATTTTTCACAGCAGTTTTTCTTCACGTATGTTTGCCATTCACCGACTCATAAAAACTCTTCAGGCTACTGCGATGACAATGGAAGTGACATGTAGCATACATTGACAGATGAAATGGAGAATAATTACATTTATCATTATGATTATGCAGATGTCACATTATAATCATTAAAGTGACATTTAACCACACCCGAATGTTTAACATGTTACTCACCTCCGCATACACAAACAGTGGCAGAACCAAAACGGCCAACATCAAATCAGCAACAGCCAAACTGACAATGAAGTAGTTCGTTGTAGTTTTCAAAGCTTTTTCTGTGTGTACGCTGAGACAGACTAGTAAATTCCCACAAATGATGACCACGATTAGCAAAATTCCGAATATAAGAGCTGGAAAGTTATATTCACTGTCCGGGACTGGCACAGTGTTGTTTGAGACGGCGAGATTGTCTTGCATTTCTGCGAACACCCGCTTTCGCCCCGAAAAggttccactctccctctctaaccGTGGTCAGAGCGAAAGCGGCGGTCTTGGGAATACTTTTCATGTGGGTATCGGCTCAAACCTGCATTCAAGATGTTTTTCATTTCGAAGTTTCATTTCATAAGCTTGTCCTTCGTCCGTCAGTCGTCTTCGCGCCGAGGATATGAGGAGGGCGCGCAGCGTCGTGCTACTCGCCATCAAACTTTTGCGCGCGTTCTTTACGCAGGGCTTTCGAGCCAGTCAGGCAGGAAcaatacatcaccagcatgaaTCAAACTTCAGACGCATGCACTGTCCCATACATATTTTAATGTACCGGTTCATTCTAATCAATGATTTAAACTAGTCTTACAATTTGGCACGGTTCATCACTTCCTCGGCAGCCCCGTTATTCTCAGCAAAGTGAGGAGGCTTATCAAGAACACTGTTCCAAATCCACAGCTTAAAGCCGCTTACACCTTTGTTTCCGTTCTGTCCTTGAGCTCCGGTCGAGTACAGTCTGGAGCTGCGCGGTGCATTTATGTGCCAGTCACAAGGCCGGAGTTTTAACGGCAATAATGACAAATTCTACGTAGTCATCGACTTGTCTTAAATTAACGAGTAGCAGGCATATATGTCAATTACCTCAGCAACAATTAAGTAGGCCTAGTTTGCCGGTATGGGTTAAAAATGATAATAGCAAACGTAGTTTATTTCATTATAGTACTGTAGCATAATCCCTTTGTTGAATATCAGACTGAATATGTGCGCTTGTAGACCCAGCTGCGTTTTTCCACTTGGTTTGTCAAAATAACCACAGAATCCGGCTGGCCCCCAAGTGGGAGCCAGCGGATCCCAATCGCCTCAGGTCATGCTGAACAAAAGCACAAGTGCACTCGCTTAAGTCTTGCCACTTCCGAATTGTGATTCAAGTGCcaacctctgtctgtctgggaagGGAATTGGTAGCAACTGGCAGCGATGTGACTGATACGCGCTGTTCTTTTCTCCTTTGACTCTGCACTCGATCTCCTAACCCATCCTCTGGATAAACAGAACGAGACTAAGAAGGAATTCCAAGTGCGTCTAACGCTGAATCACCAGATGCAAAAAAATCGTTGAACAAACCTGAATTATGAAATGTCTATAGTTAGCCTATGTTATCTTCACCCATCAGGTGTAACCTAAGGGTGGTATTTCATGAGTCTGTTTGACAGTGGCAAATGACAAAGTAAT
Coding sequences within:
- the drd4a gene encoding dopamine receptor D4a isoform X1; this translates as MQDNLAVSNNTVPVPDSEYNFPALIFGILLIVVIICGNLLVCLSVHTEKALKTTTNYFIVSLAVADLMLAVLVLPLFVYAEFQGGVWSLNMTICDSLMTMDVMLCTASIFNLCAISIDRFIAVVIPLNYNRKHVDQRQMFLLSGTWILALAVASPIMFGINDVPRRDTSKCKLEDDDYVVYSSVCSFFIPCPIMLLLYCGMFRGLRRWEEARKAKLRCSLQACRKLQEAAASLPPLASLPPPLPPIIERDLTDQDTERPCSFSPLGPKDGPVPTVAFSSYRFIPEPPKRKRAKINGRERKAMKVLPVVVGVFLFCWTPFFVVHTMRARCSTCFIPPSLMSIVTWLGYVNSALNPVIYTVFNTEFRNFFKKFLHSCCNRS
- the drd4a gene encoding dopamine receptor D4a isoform X2; its protein translation is MQFQGGVWSLNMTICDSLMTMDVMLCTASIFNLCAISIDRFIAVVIPLNYNRKHVDQRQMFLLSGTWILALAVASPIMFGINDVPRRDTSKCKLEDDDYVVYSSVCSFFIPCPIMLLLYCGMFRGLRRWEEARKAKLRCSLQACRKLQEAAASLPPLASLPPPLPPIIERDLTDQDTERPCSFSPLGPKDGPVPTVAFSSYRFIPEPPKRKRAKINGRERKAMKVLPVVVGVFLFCWTPFFVVHTMRARCSTCFIPPSLMSIVTWLGYVNSALNPVIYTVFNTEFRNFFKKFLHSCCNRS